One stretch of Akkermansia sp. RCC_12PD DNA includes these proteins:
- a CDS encoding sialidase family protein — protein sequence MKNLLFALLAGSVCCCYAQQTAAPAPEPEVVATPPSDAGRGLIRVNSREIRHYSGTRKEPDYLVSKDNGKTWEMKTAPSGYPPNYGGIPKESPAIARNPLTKEFIRVQPIGGFIFLSKGGLDGKWFAVTNDGKLEEDWKNPEKQKNLKKLGGIMRTPTFVNKGKRVIVPFHNMGGGTKFHISDDGGLTWRVSKNGVTSPRHEAKPPHQGVRWFNNAVEATVLEMKDGTLWALARTSQDQAWQAFSKDHGETWSKPEPSRFFGTLTMNTLGRLDDGTIVSLWTNTMALPENATAGNGTWEDVFTNRDSHHIAMSGDEGKTWYGFREIILDEHRNHPGYATLDGPEDRGKHQSEMVQLDKNRILVSLGQHKNHRRLMIVDRRWVAAKTRSSQTGRDLDSQWTIHTYIPQKKGHCSYNRKPSAELVPDPADGSKKVLQIKRLNDPELVNEKSNVDYQNGGATWNFPNGTTGLVKFRFRVADGEQAQDSGLQVSLTDRLFNACDTTTKDYALFTFPIKLKPAPHLLLGMKKVPVTPGAWHEVSILFQGSQATVSMDGAKAGTLKMANQSPNGASYIHFISTGSKPDSGVLLDTVSTRVK from the coding sequence ATGAAAAACCTGTTGTTTGCCTTGCTTGCCGGCTCTGTCTGCTGCTGTTATGCCCAGCAGACCGCCGCTCCGGCTCCGGAGCCTGAAGTTGTAGCTACGCCGCCGTCCGATGCCGGGCGCGGCCTCATCCGCGTGAATTCCCGTGAAATCCGCCATTATTCCGGCACCCGCAAGGAGCCGGATTACCTGGTCAGCAAAGATAACGGGAAAACATGGGAAATGAAGACGGCCCCCTCCGGCTACCCGCCCAACTACGGAGGCATTCCCAAGGAATCCCCGGCGATTGCACGCAACCCCCTCACCAAGGAATTCATCCGCGTGCAGCCCATCGGAGGATTTATCTTCCTTTCCAAGGGAGGCCTGGACGGCAAGTGGTTTGCCGTCACGAACGACGGCAAGCTGGAGGAGGACTGGAAGAACCCGGAGAAGCAGAAAAATCTGAAAAAACTGGGCGGCATCATGCGCACGCCCACCTTTGTCAACAAGGGAAAGAGGGTGATTGTGCCGTTCCATAACATGGGCGGGGGCACCAAGTTCCATATTTCCGACGACGGCGGCCTGACCTGGCGCGTGTCCAAGAATGGCGTTACCTCCCCCAGGCATGAGGCCAAGCCGCCCCACCAGGGCGTCAGATGGTTCAACAATGCCGTAGAAGCCACGGTGCTGGAAATGAAGGACGGCACCCTGTGGGCGCTTGCACGCACTTCCCAGGACCAGGCGTGGCAGGCTTTTTCAAAGGACCATGGGGAAACATGGAGCAAGCCCGAACCGTCCCGCTTTTTCGGCACCCTGACTATGAATACGCTGGGACGCCTGGATGACGGCACCATCGTTTCCCTGTGGACCAACACGATGGCCCTGCCTGAAAACGCCACGGCAGGCAACGGCACATGGGAGGATGTGTTCACCAACCGTGATTCCCACCACATCGCCATGTCCGGCGATGAAGGAAAGACCTGGTACGGGTTCCGGGAAATTATTTTGGACGAGCATCGCAATCATCCGGGATACGCCACTCTTGACGGTCCGGAAGACCGAGGAAAGCACCAGAGCGAAATGGTGCAGCTGGATAAGAACCGCATTCTGGTTTCCCTGGGCCAGCACAAGAATCATCGCCGCCTGATGATCGTGGACCGCCGCTGGGTGGCCGCCAAAACGCGTTCCTCCCAGACGGGCAGGGATCTGGATTCCCAATGGACCATTCATACTTATATCCCGCAGAAGAAGGGGCATTGCAGCTACAACCGCAAGCCATCCGCCGAATTGGTGCCGGACCCCGCGGACGGTTCCAAAAAGGTTCTTCAAATCAAGCGTTTGAATGATCCGGAACTGGTGAATGAAAAGTCCAATGTGGATTATCAGAACGGGGGCGCTACCTGGAATTTCCCGAACGGAACCACGGGACTGGTCAAGTTCCGCTTCCGTGTGGCGGACGGGGAGCAGGCGCAGGATTCCGGCCTTCAGGTGTCCCTGACGGACCGTTTGTTCAACGCCTGCGACACCACGACGAAGGATTATGCCCTGTTTACGTTCCCTATCAAGCTGAAACCCGCCCCCCATCTGTTGCTGGGCATGAAAAAGGTGCCCGTCACGCCGGGAGCATGGCATGAGGTTTCCATCCTGTTTCAGGGAAGCCAGGCCACCGTCTCTATGGACGGCGCCAAGGCGGGAACGCTGAAGATGGCCAACCAGTCTCCCAACGGAGCCAGCTACATCCATTTCATCAGTACGGGTTCCAAGCCTGATTCCGGGGTGCTCCTGGATACGGTAAGCACCCGTGTGAAGTGA
- the pflB gene encoding formate C-acetyltransferase, with protein MISMAKDLKASPALPQEWQGFKPGAWTESIDVRDFIQNNYTPYSGNEDFLSGPSRRTLQLWEELKVLLKRETDNGGVLDADEEVVSSIVSHKPGYIDKELEVVVGLQTDAPLKRALMPFGGLRMAQQALEAYGFKMCEKTADIFNKIRKTHNEGVFDAYTSDIRAARSAGIITGLPDAYGRGRIIGDYRRVALYGTDKLAAERRKDLKSYENRPLTDEVIRLREEMSEQIRALEELARMGASYGCDLARPAANAREAVQWTYLGYLAAVKEQNGAAMSLGRVSTFFDIYFTRDLEQGLLTEEEAQEIMDQFVMKLRIVRFIRTPDYNNLFSGDPTWVTESIGGMGEDGRTLVTRSSFRMLQTLYNLGPAPEPNLTVLWAGNLPEAFKSFCARVSIETSSVQYENDDLMRTHWGDDYGIACCVSAMRIGKQMQFFGARANLAKCLLYALNGGMDELKGKQVAPPSPRYTEEILKYDEVMALYDKMQDWLAKTYIDALNIIHYMHDKYCYERIEMALHDPEILRTMATGIAGLSVAADSLSAIKYATVKAIRNEDGLIVDFRTEGEFPCYGNNDPRVDEIACGLVTGFMEKLRKLHTYRGSLPTQSILTITSNVVYGKKTGNTPDGRRAGEPFAPGANPMHGRDRNGAVASMLSVAKLSYDDSLDGISYTFSIVPQALGKEEGERRAKLVSLLNAYFAATGHHINVNVLERETLLDAMDHPEKYPQLTIRVSGYAVNFIKLTREQQEEVLNRTFHTR; from the coding sequence ATGATCAGCATGGCAAAAGACTTGAAGGCATCCCCCGCCCTCCCGCAGGAATGGCAGGGATTCAAGCCCGGAGCATGGACGGAGTCCATCGACGTACGGGATTTCATCCAGAACAATTACACGCCTTATTCCGGCAATGAAGATTTTCTTTCCGGACCATCCCGGCGCACGCTTCAGCTCTGGGAGGAACTGAAAGTCCTGCTGAAACGGGAAACGGACAACGGCGGCGTGCTGGACGCGGACGAGGAAGTGGTTTCCTCCATCGTCTCCCACAAGCCAGGCTACATTGACAAGGAGCTGGAGGTGGTCGTGGGCCTCCAGACGGACGCGCCCCTGAAACGCGCCCTGATGCCCTTCGGCGGCCTGCGCATGGCCCAGCAGGCCCTGGAAGCCTACGGGTTCAAGATGTGCGAAAAGACCGCGGACATTTTCAACAAGATACGCAAGACGCATAACGAGGGCGTCTTTGACGCCTACACGTCAGACATTCGCGCCGCCCGTTCCGCCGGCATCATCACCGGGCTTCCGGACGCCTACGGCCGCGGGCGCATCATCGGGGACTACCGCCGCGTGGCCCTGTACGGCACGGACAAACTGGCCGCCGAACGCCGCAAGGACCTGAAAAGTTATGAAAACAGGCCCCTCACGGACGAGGTTATCCGCCTGCGCGAGGAAATGAGCGAACAAATCCGCGCCCTGGAGGAACTCGCCCGAATGGGCGCCTCCTACGGCTGCGACCTTGCCCGCCCCGCCGCGAATGCCCGTGAAGCCGTCCAGTGGACCTACCTGGGTTACCTGGCCGCCGTGAAGGAACAGAACGGCGCGGCCATGTCCCTGGGCCGCGTCTCCACCTTCTTTGACATCTACTTCACCCGGGACCTGGAACAGGGCCTCCTTACGGAGGAGGAAGCGCAGGAAATCATGGACCAGTTCGTGATGAAGCTGCGCATCGTCCGCTTCATCCGCACGCCCGACTACAACAACCTTTTTTCCGGGGACCCCACCTGGGTGACGGAATCCATCGGCGGCATGGGGGAAGACGGCCGCACCCTGGTCACCCGCAGCTCCTTCCGCATGCTCCAGACGCTGTACAACCTGGGTCCGGCTCCGGAACCGAACCTGACCGTACTGTGGGCCGGGAACCTGCCGGAAGCCTTTAAGAGCTTCTGCGCCAGGGTCTCCATTGAGACGTCTTCCGTCCAATATGAAAACGACGACCTGATGCGCACGCACTGGGGTGACGACTACGGCATTGCATGCTGCGTATCCGCCATGCGCATCGGCAAGCAGATGCAGTTCTTCGGCGCGCGCGCCAACCTCGCCAAGTGCCTGCTCTATGCCCTGAACGGCGGCATGGATGAACTCAAGGGCAAGCAGGTAGCCCCGCCCTCCCCGCGCTATACGGAGGAAATTCTGAAGTATGATGAAGTGATGGCCCTGTACGACAAGATGCAGGACTGGCTTGCCAAGACCTACATTGACGCCCTGAACATCATTCACTACATGCACGACAAGTACTGCTATGAACGCATTGAAATGGCGCTGCATGATCCGGAAATCCTGCGTACGATGGCTACGGGCATCGCCGGGCTCTCCGTGGCCGCGGACTCCCTGTCCGCCATCAAGTACGCCACGGTGAAGGCCATCCGCAATGAAGACGGCCTCATTGTGGATTTCAGGACGGAAGGGGAATTCCCGTGCTACGGGAACAATGACCCGCGCGTGGACGAGATTGCCTGCGGCCTGGTCACCGGGTTCATGGAAAAGCTGCGCAAGCTCCACACCTACCGCGGCTCCCTCCCCACCCAGTCCATCCTGACCATTACTTCCAACGTGGTTTACGGCAAGAAGACGGGCAATACGCCGGACGGCCGCCGCGCCGGGGAACCCTTCGCGCCCGGGGCCAACCCGATGCACGGCAGGGACAGAAACGGAGCCGTGGCCTCCATGCTTTCCGTCGCCAAACTGTCCTATGACGACTCCCTGGACGGCATTTCCTACACCTTCTCCATCGTGCCGCAGGCCCTGGGCAAGGAAGAAGGGGAACGCCGCGCCAAACTCGTCTCCCTGCTGAACGCCTATTTTGCCGCCACCGGGCACCACATCAACGTGAACGTGCTGGAACGGGAAACCCTGCTGGACGCCATGGATCACCCGGAAAAATACCCGCAGCTGACCATCCGCGTTTCCGGCTATGCCGTGAACTTCATCAAGCTCACCCGCGAACAGCAGGAGGAGGTTCTCAACCGAACCTTCCACACCCGTTAA
- a CDS encoding ankyrin repeat domain-containing protein, protein MTFGKKALWFLGALSVFAALVAGSSIFWFLRDEPSPREWKFSPLWSETEKEQILMVADYMERHGPERFLLRSLSPNSRHIDWHLFSEFSMSQYMKDEIRERLQMIRKTAESGDGRCRSSHQESLLHLAAGLGHVQLLNRLLQMNADPNLQIIMSPQKAQLLNGSELGDTPMTYACYPGLGDDSPLPVSNRLTCLSLLIRNGASVDKIGPAGWPPLVMSCVAGIGGAPYEETALLLLKHGADISICPELRGKKTSLLSWAVAAGYPNVVRKLCEAGYDPNFRGEMSPPLLCLNLHTPDTALRITQILIQYGADVNAAMPAGTAPPDSAGDTALLNLCRQLSVIDEKLLPQMRDLVNLLINEGADVNHQNSVGETPLMLCCRDMLLGDGSLDIVKLGIARLLLDRNAKASLRDRYGRTALQQIGSQENEHIHTVLKSLPELSASPSIRQVLH, encoded by the coding sequence ATGACATTTGGAAAAAAGGCTCTCTGGTTTCTTGGTGCTCTGAGTGTTTTTGCGGCCCTCGTCGCCGGATCATCCATTTTTTGGTTCCTGCGGGATGAACCATCCCCCCGCGAATGGAAATTCAGTCCCCTGTGGTCGGAAACGGAAAAAGAACAAATCCTGATGGTGGCGGACTATATGGAGCGCCACGGTCCGGAACGTTTCCTGCTCCGGTCCCTGTCCCCCAATTCCCGTCATATTGACTGGCACCTGTTTTCCGAATTTTCCATGAGCCAGTACATGAAGGATGAAATCCGTGAACGGCTCCAGATGATACGGAAAACCGCGGAAAGCGGAGATGGCCGCTGCCGCTCTTCCCATCAAGAATCCCTGCTGCACCTGGCTGCCGGTCTGGGGCATGTCCAGCTTCTGAACCGCCTGCTTCAGATGAACGCAGACCCGAACCTCCAGATCATCATGTCTCCGCAGAAGGCACAGCTCCTGAACGGTTCGGAACTGGGAGACACACCCATGACATACGCCTGCTATCCGGGCCTGGGTGACGACTCTCCCCTTCCCGTAAGCAACAGGCTGACGTGCCTTTCCCTGCTGATCCGGAACGGAGCCAGCGTGGACAAAATCGGCCCCGCAGGATGGCCGCCCCTCGTCATGTCCTGCGTAGCAGGCATCGGGGGAGCCCCTTATGAGGAAACGGCGCTTCTCCTGCTCAAGCATGGAGCGGATATTTCCATTTGCCCGGAACTCAGGGGGAAAAAAACCAGCCTGCTTTCCTGGGCGGTCGCGGCCGGTTACCCAAATGTTGTCCGCAAGCTCTGTGAAGCGGGGTACGATCCCAATTTCCGCGGAGAAATGAGCCCTCCCCTTCTCTGCCTGAACCTGCATACTCCGGACACCGCTCTCCGGATAACCCAAATACTGATTCAATACGGAGCGGACGTCAATGCCGCCATGCCCGCGGGCACGGCGCCGCCAGATTCCGCAGGAGACACAGCCCTCCTGAACCTGTGCCGCCAGCTGAGTGTCATTGATGAAAAACTGCTCCCCCAAATGCGGGATCTGGTCAATCTGCTGATTAACGAAGGAGCAGACGTCAACCACCAGAACTCCGTCGGGGAAACTCCCCTGATGCTTTGTTGCCGCGACATGCTGCTGGGCGACGGAAGCCTGGACATCGTGAAACTGGGAATAGCAAGGCTCCTGCTGGACCGGAACGCCAAGGCGTCCCTGCGCGACAGATATGGCCGCACCGCCCTCCAGCAAATAGGCAGTCAGGAAAACGAACACATCCACACGGTGCTGAAAAGCCTGCCGGAGCTGAGCGCTTCCCCTTCTATCCGCCAGGTCCTCCATTGA
- a CDS encoding NADH-quinone oxidoreductase subunit A, with product MNQEFFSVLVQVVAALGLAGIILLLSILMGKRSSVRKPADIPYECGMIPVGEGAPMFSVKFYMVAMLFVIFDLEVVFLYPWAVNFRDYVMLNPESFTAMCIFIGILLVAYLYALGKGALNWHRDPR from the coding sequence ATGAATCAGGAATTCTTTTCAGTGCTTGTGCAGGTGGTGGCAGCCTTGGGGCTGGCCGGCATTATTTTGTTGCTCAGTATCTTGATGGGCAAGCGTTCTTCCGTTCGCAAGCCTGCGGACATTCCTTACGAATGCGGCATGATTCCCGTGGGTGAAGGGGCTCCCATGTTTTCCGTTAAGTTCTACATGGTGGCCATGCTTTTCGTGATTTTTGACCTGGAAGTGGTTTTCCTCTATCCCTGGGCCGTCAACTTCCGGGATTACGTGATGCTGAATCCGGAATCGTTCACGGCCATGTGTATTTTCATCGGCATTCTGCTGGTAGCCTACCTCTATGCCTTGGGCAAGGGCGCCCTGAACTGGCACCGCGATCCGCGCTGA
- a CDS encoding MFS transporter: MNLSLPRTPQGVYRLSVSTFYFLQGLVFASWACRIPDIKSALGMNDADLGSVLFAVPVGQMSAMALSGYLVGRFGSRRILMASSVFYPAVLVCLGLVSSFWELAGGLFLFGVAANLTNISVNTQGVGVERLYQCSIMARFHGLWSLAGFFGALLGAFMVDWNVSTKTHFLAIFLICMAILAVFSRFLLPRDARRSSSQSGGMFRSMDAYVLLIGLIAFGSMVSEGTMFDWSGVYFESVVQPGPGLVQTGYVAFMSTMALGRFTADRMVMRFGAVRVLRASGILIAAGLLVAVLFPVLWSATLGFLLVGLGTSSIVPLCYSMAGKSKKMIPSVALASVSTIGFLGFLLGPPVIGHIAHASSLRWSFSLIALVGLGTALIAPFLKKFR, from the coding sequence ATGAATCTCTCTCTTCCCAGAACGCCTCAGGGCGTTTACCGGTTGTCGGTCAGCACCTTCTATTTTCTCCAGGGCCTGGTGTTCGCCAGCTGGGCATGCCGCATTCCCGACATCAAGAGCGCCCTGGGGATGAACGATGCCGATCTGGGGTCCGTTCTCTTTGCAGTGCCCGTCGGGCAAATGTCAGCCATGGCCTTGTCCGGCTACCTGGTAGGACGTTTTGGCAGCCGGAGGATACTTATGGCGTCTTCCGTTTTTTACCCGGCCGTACTTGTGTGCTTGGGGCTGGTTTCCTCCTTCTGGGAACTGGCCGGAGGGCTGTTTTTGTTTGGTGTGGCCGCCAATCTGACGAACATTTCCGTTAATACGCAGGGGGTGGGCGTGGAGCGGCTGTACCAGTGCAGCATCATGGCCCGCTTTCACGGCCTGTGGAGTCTGGCAGGTTTCTTTGGTGCGCTGCTGGGGGCTTTCATGGTGGACTGGAACGTGTCCACGAAAACGCACTTCCTCGCCATTTTCCTGATTTGCATGGCCATTCTGGCCGTGTTTTCCCGTTTCCTCCTGCCGCGGGACGCCCGGCGTTCCAGTTCCCAGAGCGGGGGCATGTTCCGGAGCATGGACGCCTATGTGCTGCTCATCGGGTTGATTGCGTTCGGAAGCATGGTCAGCGAGGGGACCATGTTTGACTGGAGCGGCGTGTATTTTGAAAGCGTGGTTCAGCCCGGCCCGGGCCTGGTGCAGACGGGGTATGTGGCGTTTATGAGCACGATGGCGCTGGGGCGCTTTACGGCGGACCGCATGGTGATGCGCTTCGGAGCCGTGCGCGTGCTGCGTGCCAGCGGCATCCTGATTGCCGCCGGGCTTCTGGTTGCCGTTCTGTTCCCGGTGCTGTGGTCCGCCACGCTGGGCTTCCTTCTGGTGGGGCTGGGCACCTCTTCCATTGTCCCCCTCTGCTACAGCATGGCCGGAAAGTCCAAAAAGATGATTCCCAGCGTGGCTCTGGCCTCCGTTTCCACGATCGGCTTTCTGGGCTTTCTGCTGGGACCTCCGGTCATCGGGCATATTGCCCATGCGTCTTCTCTCAGATGGTCGTTCTCCCTCATTGCCCTGGTCGGTCTGGGAACGGCGTTGATCGCCCCGTTCCTGAAGAAGTTCAGATGA
- a CDS encoding excinuclease ABC subunit UvrB, translating to MSSFELNSSFKPSGDQEQAIGKLLKSLEAGNKHQALLGVTGSGKTFTMANLIARMNRPTLVISHNKTLAAQLHSELKSFFPNNAVDYYVSYFDYYQPEAYIASTDTYIEKDSAINDELDRLSLNAMNSLMTRRDVIVVASVSCIYGLSTPEDYRNLTLRIREGDIMDRDVFLRQLVERLFERQDFDFLRGTFRVRGEVVEVFPAYSEGEAIRVEFFGDEVERVSLIDSVSGRVRERLGSYTFFPAKQYVAAPEKRAAALKAIRQELADRVAWFEKEGRLLEAQRLKLRTDYDLELIEELGFCKGIENYSRHLSGRLPGSAPSTLLDFFPKDSLTLIDESHAAVPQIGGMYEGDRSRKNILVDHGFRLPSALDNRPLKFHEFMERQNQIVYASATPGPFELINCRADNKTYIPVKRAARSGEKAPEGFKGILFSSPKEIRVSPSPSSQPVEQFDPTKRSTPLIVEQIIRPTGLVEPKITIRPLKGQIDETIALCNERVSKHERVLVTTLTKKTAEDLTDYLRGVGLKVSYIHADVDAIERVEILRALRAQKIDVLVGINLLREGLDLPEVSLVCILDADKEGFLRNETSLVQTAGRAARHVHGECVLFADVMTDSIKRLIELTDYRRGIQEEYNREHGIVPQTVSRPEQGQLKLYSEEDEESFRVAENEAPYGLEDRIAKLEAEMKEAASHLEFERAALIRDEIRQLREGGKR from the coding sequence ATGTCGTCTTTTGAATTGAATTCCTCCTTCAAGCCGTCCGGGGACCAGGAGCAGGCTATTGGCAAGCTTCTCAAGTCTCTGGAGGCCGGCAACAAGCATCAGGCCCTGCTGGGCGTGACGGGGAGCGGCAAGACGTTTACGATGGCGAATCTGATCGCCCGGATGAACAGGCCCACGCTGGTGATTTCCCACAATAAGACGCTCGCGGCCCAGCTTCATTCTGAGCTGAAGAGTTTTTTTCCGAATAACGCAGTGGATTATTACGTCTCCTACTTCGATTATTACCAGCCGGAGGCGTATATCGCCAGCACGGATACTTATATTGAGAAGGATTCCGCCATTAACGACGAGCTGGACCGCCTGAGTCTGAACGCGATGAATTCCCTGATGACCCGCAGGGACGTGATCGTGGTGGCGTCCGTCTCCTGCATTTACGGCTTGTCCACTCCGGAGGATTACCGAAACCTGACCCTGCGCATCCGGGAGGGGGATATCATGGACCGGGACGTGTTCCTGCGCCAGTTGGTGGAACGCCTGTTCGAACGGCAGGATTTCGATTTCCTCCGCGGCACGTTCCGCGTGCGCGGCGAGGTGGTGGAGGTTTTTCCCGCCTATTCCGAGGGGGAGGCTATCCGCGTGGAGTTTTTCGGCGACGAGGTGGAACGGGTTTCCCTGATAGATTCCGTGTCCGGCCGTGTGCGTGAACGGCTGGGGAGCTATACGTTTTTCCCGGCCAAGCAGTATGTGGCCGCTCCGGAGAAGAGGGCCGCGGCGTTGAAGGCCATCCGCCAGGAGCTGGCCGACCGCGTTGCCTGGTTTGAGAAGGAGGGGCGCCTGCTGGAGGCGCAGCGGCTGAAGCTGCGCACGGATTACGATTTGGAATTGATCGAGGAGCTGGGGTTCTGCAAGGGGATTGAGAATTATTCCCGCCATTTGTCCGGACGCCTGCCGGGCAGCGCTCCTTCCACGCTGCTTGATTTCTTTCCCAAGGATTCCCTGACCCTGATTGACGAGAGCCACGCGGCCGTGCCCCAGATAGGCGGCATGTACGAGGGAGACCGCAGCCGCAAGAATATTCTGGTGGATCACGGTTTCCGCCTGCCCAGCGCCCTGGACAACAGGCCGTTGAAGTTCCATGAGTTCATGGAGAGGCAGAACCAGATCGTGTATGCTTCCGCCACGCCAGGACCGTTTGAGTTGATCAACTGCCGTGCGGATAACAAGACTTACATTCCCGTCAAGCGCGCCGCCCGCTCCGGGGAGAAGGCTCCGGAAGGCTTCAAGGGGATTTTGTTTTCCTCCCCCAAGGAGATACGCGTCAGTCCCAGCCCTTCCTCCCAGCCCGTGGAGCAGTTTGATCCCACCAAGCGCTCCACGCCGCTTATTGTGGAGCAGATTATCCGTCCCACGGGGCTGGTGGAACCGAAGATTACCATACGCCCGCTGAAAGGGCAGATCGACGAGACGATCGCTCTGTGCAACGAACGCGTTTCCAAGCATGAGCGCGTTCTGGTGACGACGCTGACCAAGAAGACGGCGGAGGATTTGACGGATTACCTGAGGGGCGTGGGCCTGAAGGTTTCCTATATTCATGCGGATGTGGACGCCATTGAGCGTGTGGAAATCCTGCGCGCCCTGCGTGCCCAGAAGATAGACGTGCTGGTGGGCATCAACCTGCTCCGGGAAGGCCTGGACCTGCCGGAAGTGTCCCTCGTGTGCATTCTGGATGCGGACAAGGAAGGGTTCCTGCGCAATGAAACGTCCCTGGTGCAGACGGCGGGCCGCGCGGCGCGCCATGTGCATGGGGAATGCGTGCTGTTTGCGGACGTGATGACGGATTCCATCAAGCGCCTGATTGAACTGACCGATTACCGCCGGGGAATTCAGGAAGAGTACAATCGCGAACACGGTATTGTTCCCCAGACCGTGAGCCGGCCGGAACAGGGCCAGTTGAAGCTGTACTCGGAAGAGGATGAAGAGTCTTTCCGCGTGGCGGAAAACGAGGCTCCATATGGTCTGGAAGACCGTATTGCCAAGCTGGAAGCGGAGATGAAAGAGGCCGCCTCTCATCTGGAGTTCGAACGCGCGGCCCTGATCCGGGATGAAATACGGCAGTTGAGGGAAGGCGGCAAAAGGTAA
- a CDS encoding Cof-type HAD-IIB family hydrolase: MMVAAMDSVRLIASDMDGTLLNGRGELDPDFFIVFEQLQRHGIRFAAASGRQYDGLRKTFSPVADRMLFIAENGAYVADGRNEWLVEDMDRKTAARLIVQIRDVEGACIVLAGRDSAYIEDSLPEFVREARRYYTRCEQVDDLLSVKGDRLLKIAIYDFKGAVNNSYPYLKHLADRFQVAVSGERWMDISRKGANKGNALELIQRRLGISAEETMVFGDQMNDAEMMRQAGFSYAVANAVPEIRKIAAFTAPSNEDNGVIQVLRKVLAGRN; encoded by the coding sequence ATGATGGTTGCAGCTATGGATTCCGTCAGACTCATTGCATCCGACATGGATGGTACTCTGCTCAACGGACGGGGAGAACTGGACCCTGACTTTTTCATTGTCTTTGAACAACTGCAAAGGCACGGAATCCGTTTTGCGGCTGCCAGCGGACGGCAATATGACGGGTTGAGGAAAACTTTTTCTCCTGTGGCGGACAGGATGCTGTTCATCGCGGAAAACGGGGCTTATGTGGCTGACGGCCGGAATGAATGGCTGGTGGAGGACATGGACAGGAAAACCGCAGCGCGGCTGATTGTGCAGATACGGGATGTTGAAGGGGCCTGCATCGTGCTGGCGGGCCGGGATTCCGCCTATATAGAGGATTCTCTTCCCGAGTTTGTCCGGGAAGCCCGCAGGTACTACACGCGCTGCGAACAGGTGGATGACCTGCTTTCCGTCAAAGGCGACAGGCTGTTGAAGATAGCCATTTACGATTTCAAGGGAGCCGTAAATAACAGCTATCCATATTTGAAGCATTTGGCGGACCGTTTCCAGGTGGCCGTTTCCGGTGAACGGTGGATGGATATCAGCCGGAAGGGAGCCAACAAGGGAAATGCCCTGGAGCTGATTCAGCGGAGATTGGGGATTTCTGCGGAGGAGACCATGGTCTTCGGCGATCAGATGAATGACGCCGAGATGATGCGGCAGGCCGGATTCAGCTATGCGGTAGCCAATGCCGTTCCGGAAATCCGGAAAATAGCTGCGTTTACGGCTCCGTCCAATGAGGACAATGGAGTGATTCAGGTGCTCAGGAAGGTGCTGGCTGGCCGGAATTAG
- a CDS encoding GDSL-type esterase/lipase family protein, whose protein sequence is MNFLMYTFTVLLGAFLAFPASSAPERALPSTLKPEPHQRDPYDWNARHEAVRKRNQSVKPEYVMIGDSITHHWGGEPSGDSRKAGEASWEQLFGSHAVTNMGFGFDYVDNAYYRVQNGELDGISPRVIIVLLGTNNLGHRKDTPQACADNIKAFLRLVRQKCPSSKILLLGVLPRKEKNLAGPVKETNKLLAKLQNGKNIFFADPGKALLSADGVSPKNEFMKDVVHPNSRGYEVLEKELAALLKKMDARFRGGKPAGKQA, encoded by the coding sequence ATGAATTTCCTGATGTATACGTTTACCGTGCTGCTGGGCGCCTTTCTGGCATTCCCCGCATCTTCCGCTCCGGAGCGCGCACTGCCTTCCACCCTGAAGCCGGAACCCCACCAGCGGGATCCGTATGACTGGAATGCCCGTCATGAAGCGGTCAGGAAGCGGAACCAGTCCGTCAAGCCGGAATACGTGATGATAGGGGACAGCATCACCCATCATTGGGGCGGGGAGCCCTCCGGGGACAGCAGGAAGGCGGGCGAGGCGTCCTGGGAGCAACTGTTCGGATCCCATGCGGTGACCAACATGGGCTTTGGTTTTGATTATGTGGACAATGCCTATTACCGCGTGCAGAACGGGGAACTGGATGGCATCTCCCCGCGGGTCATCATCGTGCTGCTGGGAACCAACAACCTGGGCCACCGGAAAGATACGCCGCAGGCATGTGCGGATAATATCAAGGCGTTCCTGCGCCTGGTGCGCCAGAAATGCCCCTCCTCCAAAATCCTGCTGCTGGGCGTTCTGCCCAGGAAAGAGAAAAACCTGGCCGGCCCGGTGAAGGAGACGAACAAACTGCTGGCGAAGCTGCAGAATGGAAAAAACATCTTTTTTGCCGATCCGGGGAAGGCACTCCTTTCCGCGGACGGCGTTTCTCCAAAGAATGAATTCATGAAAGATGTGGTGCATCCCAATTCCAGGGGGTACGAGGTGCTGGAAAAGGAACTGGCCGCCCTGCTGAAAAAAATGGATGCGAGGTTCCGCGGCGGAAAACCCGCCGGGAAGCAGGCCTGA